One Amblyomma americanum isolate KBUSLIRL-KWMA chromosome 8, ASM5285725v1, whole genome shotgun sequence DNA window includes the following coding sequences:
- the LOC144102801 gene encoding uncharacterized protein LOC144102801: MDRKLNTLLELPTKVNGIEESIQLLSDRFDAIQQRQDRQEKELKDIRRKVESIEKSGATKQLVQLETDIDALEWRSRSLNIEIHGVAETKGEDLFEKVNDLAKELNLNVLTREDVVALHRLPAKPGNTPGIIMRCARQELKNAFMAKRKALNGPDEKRYICENMTSRSKKLLTFAKEWAKGADYKFVWHTGGKVLVRRAPGETATVIKCESDLDALHS, translated from the coding sequence ATGGACCGGAAATTAAACACGCTGCTTGAATTACCGACCAAGGTAAACGGCATAGAAGAGTCTATCCAGCTACTCTCAGACCGCTTTGATGCCATACAGCAACGTCAGGACCGCCAAGAAAAAGAACTCAAAGATATTAGGCGCAAAGTCGAGAGCATTGAGAAATCCGGAGCCACTAAGCAGCTAGTGCAGCTTGAGACAGACATAGATGCACTTGAGTGGCGTAGCAGAAGCCTCAACATCGAGATCCACGGTGTTGCTGAAACGAAGGGCGAAGATCTTTTTGAGAAAGTGAATGACCTGGCGAAAGAACTAAACCTAAATGTTCTAACTAGAGAGGACGTGGTAGCACTCCACAGACTGCCAGCAAAACCCGGAAACACGCCAGGGATTATAATGCGCTGTGCTCGCCAAGAACTTAAGAATGCTTTCATGGCTAAAAGGAAAGCTTTGAATGGACCTGACGAGAAGCGGTACATCTGTGAAAATATGACGTCTCGGTCTAAGAAGCTGCTTACATTCGCTAAAGAATGGGCGAAAGGAGCAGACTACAAATTTGTGTGGCACACAGGCGGCAAGGTTCTCGTGCGCAGGGCTCCAGGTGAAACAGCCACAGTGATCAAATGTGAAAGTGACCTAGACGCTCTACATTCGTAG